The stretch of DNA gtttattctgTTTCAATATACGTTTTTTAATTCCAAAGAGAAGGCACGCGGTCTTGGCTACTgatatttgtttttcttgttatcacaGAGAATATTAATCATACCAGCAAAATGTATGCTTAACGTTTCGAGCTCTGTTAGTAGCGAAGAGTGATCCTACAACGGCGAgtttaaattttgctgaaaaaaattcatacttcGTTTAACGACATTTTTGTATTTAATGGTGAACTTTTGATAcgtattttaaagtatatttttgtttatattgCGTTGGTTTTTGGTGCTATTGCTATATAATGAGACATTTTTGTTGGCGATAAAGAAGAAGGTACGTATCGAACGCTACCTTATCCTGGTGACGAGGTTTTTTTTGGCTCGGACAAAAGTCGCAATTCAATAAACCCATTTTATTACCCGAATTCAAACAATGCCTATCAGGGATTTTATCTTTCTGTATTTGAAACTAGAGAAATTTGAGTTTTATTTTGACATCATTGgcattttcgagaagcatttgtgTCTCGCCATCGATGTCGGAAAGTTTGgcgaattgttttttaaacgagctgatgtgtgcatcacatgacttccttttactccgattttaatgtcattttcccattattggcaaatttaatgtgattcaatagtttactctctaaatatcaccaaaagtggccgaataacagatttaaaaaaaaatcgcaattttgtcaccaacttggcgacaaaactcagcgacaaaaagactggcgatatatcgccaagtgtccgccaaattataacaccaattgagtATACAtggaaattaacagtgatttccccccaaaaaggggcaaaaggcccctttagaaacaccgaatgcaaccaaaagggtaggtgcccaactagatctcactaggagtccacgtaccaaatttcaactttctaggacataccgttctcaagttatgcgacaaacatacgcagatacggacgtcacgagaaaagtcgttgtaattaactcggggaatgtcaaaatgcatatttcgggtgtttatatgttcttaggcacttatccgcgaatggtcggttgaaaaaaaacaactcaacattaattcgggggtgagcaaaatggaaattaaggccgaattttgagtgaaatttttttcgcaagtaCAGTACTtacccttttttgtaaaaggaagtaaaaaggtctGACGTCTCGGTCATCGTAATCTTCCAACTAATATTGTAAGGTACTTACGTATTAACGCCACTTCAGTTACAGATTTCacatttgtattaaaataatttttggcgGCTTTGGCAGTTTTCTTTTGTTGCCAAAACAAGTCAACAAGGAATCCAAAAGATAACTGCGTGTACGTGTGAACAACAAATGCGCcaaatgattgctctttattggcaCACTAGCGCAACTTCAATTGCGGTGGCGTTAATACGTAAGTACCTATTTTAACACAGTACAACCTAGTTTACCTAGACAAGTTTGGACCAAAGGCTGTCCGGATGATCGAAAACCCGGATAATCCAGGTAGTATTAGGTGATAAGCAAAGCAAATCCTTTAACAGGCAGACTAACTGCTTATTATGATACTAGATATTAACAAATTCCACAAGTTATTATAAGATACAGTCagaccttgatatctcgaacctccttatctcgaaatccttgatgtctcgaaacaaaaattttccccagcattttctataaaaacccctatgtattttccatagttatctcgaaatttatttttcgaaatccttgatatgtcgaaatttttgcacagaagcaagtttcaattgtcgttttgctttggcaatttttgtagtaaaaccagttccagagacAATTGCTTACGTTTTTCATctcttttcttggaaattttgtgaataggggattggggcaagataatactcgacgttaaatccctgttatcacaaatttgccatttcaactgcgcttgcgcacggacttggctttttgggctttctgttttaagatttcgtgttgcttgtttatattaggttgtgctagagtcccaacaaattaatgaatgcgattagagtattttcgcagcgatttcgggatacattatatgaaactacgaatatgaataactgataatctttataaagaaaagagaaaaattacacttcaatatttattggtttggaaatatttatttaacgtaaacgtaaaacacgttatgtacttcaaaaatgatcggaatattacaaatatccgtcttttgcagatattttacgttaggcgtaaacagcttagtattatacatttgtatttaggttgagggttccgctttgtattggaagtgatgctgcagatcgagtacgctcttctgaggttaaaaatttgaccctgaaaagggcctttgtttgatagaaaatcaggctccgaatccattaatgattaagacgcaaaactcaatctttactgaggcgtaaaaactaaatcatagACAGCTTTGtagtttctaatttttatctgttcttatctcatattaacaaatttaaatgttttccattagtttgagcaagagttttgaaatcagcaatgtccacgcgcaagcgcagttgaaacgacaaatttgtgataaccgggatttaacgtcgagtcaaggtaataggggagtgttggcatgaagggggtgcagtgttttccccgagtttagaatctttgtgcatttatctcgaacatgttgtccactttgaggaaaggggttcgatttttcaTCCGTCAGTTTTCaggcgaaaacggaaaatgcgttcctcattttcatcattcagcttttttaactcctacaaaatggctgctgagaacctTTTGAATGTAaggttactggttaaagataaaattagaatttttaaatttttaggtgaaaaaaccaagtttaaattgttgttcatttcaaaatctcatcctgtgcactttcgacaattagaaaatttcaaatctagtgaaatattgaagactaatCGTAATTCCaagtggtcccatagtacatatataaatgcatataacgTACGTGTGcgtaaatgtgagagttactagtgcaattttttaaaaaccttgataactcgaaaactcGATATCTTGAAATGTTTCtccgtcccgagagatttgagatatcgaggttatactgtattaaCATATAgtaaacttttttacatcatttctttcCAAAGAACTGGTCCACTGTGTTCTGCTTTAAACACGCGTTTATGGAAAAGGAGTATAGATGTCCATTTGCTTTTCCAGTAACGTACCACGACGTTGCCACAATAGTTCTTGGCTCTGTAATACTAAACTAATGCGTTATCTTTCTCCTTCAGCAAAAATGAACTCATCCAAACTCAGGCGTCTTGATATCTGAGCCGTACTATAAGAagctttgttttgtttgttttccaTACTGTGTTTCGCCTTTACCGATTTAAAGGTCAGGGTTAAATTGCTATATTATATGTTAATTCTGAACCATTGAAATGTACACTTCTGTAGCTTtgttggggatatttcgataatcgggaatctggcgcggtcgttttatttttggcataaataattttattttgataaccctgctgatttattgtaaccctatgtgaatagatgtgtccgatctctttgttttgatttgcaaagaaaaatacctcttgagcaggcgctggagccaaaaattggcGCCAGTGAAGAAATATCGctagattcccaattatcgaaatatccccgctTTGTTTTGCGTTACAAGGACCTCAGACGTTTTAAGTTGGATACCTGTCCAACCTGTGGACCGGTATGAATGGTGGTTTTCTAGATTGGAAGATgcaaggcatatccataaaaaaaaaaaagaaatgatcatTAGGATGCGCTAAAAAGATCAGGTTATTTGTCAAATTTGTACGGTATACtcattaaaaagataaaatttgcAGTGCATACGTCTatggtttttttgtttcttatcaatcttaaatggcagagattagtaatctggaaatatAGTATTTGGatgaagtttttctttcttaagttaatcaatgtttatgtttttaatgaagaaatgcCATTTAACACGTCCCCCTCCCttcttctaaaaagtaaaatctgcttgagttaagcattattctcgttgtcatggtaatctgaaacaTCAGACCAACATCGATATTAGTCAAGTGAGCTTAATAAGCGAttcgtgatcgctcaaaaaaaaaaaaaaaaaaaaaaaagaaaagaaaaaaaaccttactttttactttgacgaaaatttaaaaataagtttacatTGTCACTATTTTGCTGCTCTTTTTCTAATTTAGAGTTCAGTagaatatttaatgtttttttctgacgcgatatgtttattttgttgattaTTTTATGAGTAAGTGGACCGTTTAAAGATATACCATAAAAAAGCAAGCCAAATCAGTTAGTTTGGCGACTTTGTTTGACGTGATTTTTCATGTCATTTAATAGTGACAATAATTTCACCAAACAATtaacttcaatgcaaaaaaagctTGAGGATCTTCATACCAGTTTTCTTAAATTACCTAATAGacctgatttcttaaacttactTACTTAATTTCATACATAAGTTAAGAGACAGCACCTCATAgttttttactttaaagttaattgtttggttAATAATTTCACCATACTTAAcacccaaagattattttttactttctagttcatattgtttcaaaagcgcgttttttttttttttttttttttttagtttttaaactattaatttatttttaactagtggtacgcgcacggctttgctcgtagtagaaaattaaaagatcctttggttcgcctgtatatttacagataatgttcggtgaatttctcgccaattggctcgcccatgtttcggttccacgttatgataacttggtaatttactcgtccatcttatgataattttgctcgggaaaatgttcttaaaatttgaatagaaaaagaacaaaatctatttttcgaaaaatagctttgaGACGCACACCTcaacgctacaaactaacttggtgccaaatttcatgataatcggccgaacggttctaggtgctatgcgcgtcacagagatccagacatccagacatcctccggacatccagacagagagactttcaactttattattagtatagtaaagaagataaagatggcTCAATTgactgatttaaaatattttttttcagttatatgGAACTTTTATCCTTTTTTCACGGCTTACTTCGTACAAGTATTCTAAAAGGTCAAATTAGTTTATGGTACCGCTAAATAAGCAGTTTTTTCGTAACTTTGACCACACAATGGTAACAATAAGATAAGATGAAAATTATTCGCCACGATAAAAAATacgggaactactttgatataccccccccccccccccccccccaaatcggaaatttggcgactttttcttCTCACTCATATTACACAATACAAGAAAacactaaatttggcaacagcaaaaacctaaacgctgaaaaaacctaaattggcaacacaaCAATAAGAAACAggaaccctaaaaagtccgtagggagtgccagatttggcgcgtatttttttttttggggggggggggtatatcaaagttataccaaaaTACGACATGGCGTACCTTTTTTCCTATAACGGAAAAGTTcctggggatatttcgataattgggaatctgacgCGGTCGTCCGATTTTTGGCGTTCATTATTATATTTTGataccctgctgatttatagtaaccctatgtgaatagatgtttccgatctctgttttgatttgcaaagaaaaatacttctcgcgtaggcgctggagccaaaaattgacgccaatgaagaaagatcgccagattcccatttatcgaaatatccccaaattCCTATCCAAACTTGTGCTCTTTCATTTGATGTCATGTTGGCGgaaaaggggatatttcgatatttgggaatctggcgcggccGTTTCATTTTTGtcgtaaataatttcattttggtaaccctgctgatttatagtaaccctatgtgaatagacgTTTTcgatctctttgtttagattagcaaagaaaaatacctctcgcgcaggcgccgGAGCCAAAAATTGATGCCAATGAATAAAGATCGCCAAATTCCCATTTGTCGAAATATCCCCGCGGAAAACATCAAAAACGCGTCGAGCACTTCAAGTTACGATAATTTCCCCAAGTTatagatataaataaataatcaacaaATACCaacatttttcatattattttttcatcaatCTGACGTTCGGCAAAGAACTTTCTTTATATTCGAAACAAAGTGTCCTATCTCCCTTTTACTCTGTCTCTCTCTCCATGAAACGTCTTGCGTATTCCGCTTCTTTCCGTTTAGTTAAAGCTTTCTTCATGTCTTGAACCTTTTTCAATCTAAAAAACTCCTGTCTTTCATTTTCATCCATTTCATCCTCGATGTACTTAATCGTCCTCTCTAACTTCGGGATATAGTTATATTCCAAAGCATTTACTCTTCTGttcgtgattttaattatttcatctaACGTGATAAATGTCGTCTGCAGTGTAGCCAATTCTACGAGCATTTCCGCAGCTTGCACGTAAGCCTTCTTCACCAAAATTACCTTATCTCCCCCTCTCGATAAGCCAGCAAGGCTGTAGATGTCTTTACCATCTTTGAAACATTCAAACACTTTTAGCTTGACACCAGCGAGATTATCCGTTTTGTCCTTTACTCTGATTCTTGCTTTATCGACGCAGTTCAAGATATTGGAACTGGAAATACCAGAGGTGTACTTGGTTTCGGCTAATAACACAGAAGCTTCTTTCATTATTTCTCCCATTACGGTTTTTATTTCTACTATATCTTTGCCTACGCTTCGGAATTTCATTTGCAGAATTTCGGACTTTCTCTTCAGAATATCGAAGCCTCTATCTGCAACTTTTTTCCTACCTTCCATCAGACGTTTTTCCATGGCCGTTGGAAATACGTTGATAATATCTCGAGTTCCCATTTTTGAGAATTTACTGCAATCTGAAACTAACTGGTTAATGGAGTCAATGTGGCTATTTCTTAAAAGGATGAACACTTACAAAAGTTTAAGCTTCTCGAGTATGATGTTTCCGTATTCATCAAATATGtatcgttattttatttattattgtacAAGGCTTCGCTTGAATTCAGtctgtttagaaaaaataatatatgccttgtgttcgacgaacctcaccggttgaCCGGTAAGTAAatggttactaaccgcagcgttctatgatcaaccggttacctcaccggtaaccattctaagctgttgattggagcacgtgatcattagctgtcacgtgatttactaaccggtcgctaccagtggtgctcgtcgaacgtaagcaacaCAAACACCTTTTTCAACCACTATAcgtatcagcttaagtttagccattttggatcgtaTTTTGCCGGATTTTAGTTTTGGATCGTTTTAGTATTTGGACCGGATTTTAGTTTCAGGTTTTTCCAAATTggccaaaaaaatatattttatttaagacAAAAAGTCACGTAACGCTAAAAAATTTGCTCGCactgaaaaatcaccaaacgtgATAACTTGCCCGGAAAGAAAACCACTCGAACACGCTCtcagatccaaaatggctgatctcaAGCTTATGCCTTAACTCTCATATATAGGGCAACACCACAGTTTGGTGTGTGGTGTGGTGTTTCATAGGGTCATAACAACCAGAAAAGATCCACAGATCTATCACAAACAAGAGGGAACTAGTGTTTTTAGCATTGTTGAAACAGCCCCCAGAGCCCCAACTGTGTGTAAAACGAAGTACAgtttgattataattaaagttccgaTTTCAAAAGGCTCCAATTTAAAACTATTGGTTCAAAGAGACTcgtattattagtctatgtactGGTTAGAATGACTTAATATTTCACCAGAACAGTCGTGAGGTCAGAAAATTTGTGAAGAATCTTTGCTTTCTAAAAAATATCGTATACTCCCTTGAAATCTGCAAAAACTGCTCCAACTATGTTTCCCTCATCTATCCTTAATATCTTGTGGAAATATTTGTCACATGTTTTTTAGTTGAacgatgttttatttaactggCTAGTGCAAGATGTAAGGGACCTTTGGTTTCAAGATTTCATCTTAATCTGCCTACATAAGTTTCTCCATCcgcatataaataatagccaatgatcgaataacCGCGagttcagcaatgaaactcgcgccacggcatgattatatgttttggtaatacttaaaatgcagggaaaggttttattgtgacaaaactgaacttgatccggtaacttaactgttttactgataagattgtgtcatttcaggggaatgaagaaacaaaaaaatggtcaacaatgtaggctacctactggagtttagggttaatccactggagtttgggttaaagtttcaagtatcaaaatatcatcaaacaggcaattgcttcgttcagatGTAGAagagtaaaagcaattttcacccttgacggacgattttatctatatatatatataaatgaatgtttgtctgtatgtcatccatgaactcaaaaactacccggcagatttggctgaaactttcaccgtttgttatttttggtactgggaatgtttatagaccagttcgaaaaaaatccgatcgatagttccttttttattccaatttaagtcacaatccattggataaaaacgaataaaatcatcggctgcagaaattaattcgcgtgaaagatctcattgataagaagttagctgttgccatttttcttgagtttgaacaaataaattctttcttttattgttttattgcttttcatgcaacggggggatttaaaacatttcctatttgatatttttagcgattgattgatcttgcaaactgcgtgagtacaaaatttgggTATAGTCACttcttcacttgatacctggaccgattattatgaaaattgctatatatatgtatttttccacggagaaggtgcataatatgctaattgaagccactcgccaccaggtggcactgcagagtagcaacttctgccccgttcaaccgattgtcatgaaaatcagtataatgatgtattttttgttgacgtagcaacgcgcgtcgggtacagctagtagtaaataaataaataaaacaaattaaaataaaaatagaaaaaaaaataatttgaatgttgacatcttgaattcaaattatgtttttcgcaatcacgagtgtgtgtatgtaaacgtgtgtatttgtgtgtgtgtttgtgtgtagggggtatgtgtgtttgtgtgtagggcgtatgtgtatgtgtgtagggggtatgtgtatgtgtgtgtaggcatgtgtgtttgtatctgtgtgctgacataagtgtgtgggtagttgtgtgtatgaatgtgtgagtgggggggggatgtgtatgtgtgcgtagacatatgtttgggtctgtgtgcaggcatgaatgtgtgggtagttgtgtgtatgtgtgtgtgtatgtttttgtgtgtatgtgtgtgtgtacgtttgtgtgtgtgtgtgtgtatgtgtagttgtctgtatgtatgcgtgtgtgtatgtgtttgtgtgtgtgttcgtatgtatgcgcgtgtgtgtaggatatggatgcaacctggagacggagcagcatcgtgaggagccggtcgacggtgatggtggggagggtggcggtgggaaaataaaatgataacacgccaaaaacagtcaaatgaaagcaataagcaatcgtgatttatcaaaaaaaaaaaaaaagacttttcctacTTTTCACCATTATTTCCATCAACGTTTATGCATGTGTCCCAACGGGTTACTAGCTTTTTTATACCGGCCAAAAAAACTTTTCCTTGGTGTCTGCGTCAATTTCCCACAGATTTCTTAACATCGTCGTTAACCTTTTACTTCTTCTCGCTTAAATGCCTTCTTCAGTGCACCAAAGAAATGGAAATCAGATGTGCTAAATCAGAGCTGAAAGGGGTATGATGCGGTACCTCCCAGCCATATTTTACCAACGGTTTCGCGGGATAACTGAGCAACGTTGGAACGTGGTTGGTCTTGCTGGAGAATCACTCCTCTCCTTTGAAATCCACTGCTTAACTCTATCCTAGCTCACCTTCTACAAAAGCATGTCTGAGTAACAAAAGTTTATAACTGTTCGTTAAAAATTCGAGTTAGAAGTGAGGAAGTTGAAACTTCAATAGGCCGGCAAGAGCGTTATTTGTCAGACACTGATATTCGACACTTTTTAAGCTGGTCTCCCCACTTGTAAAAAATTTTACGGTTTGTACAACCTTCGCTACACACTTTAGTCATTCAAAAGTATAACTTAGCTTTTTCACCTTCAGCAATCAAGAAACGAATCACAGAACGTTGTTTAACTAATGTGGAAATTCCAAGAAGATTTAACTTAAGTTTGAGGCTATAAAGAGAGCAATGTTGATCAATTGCTGTCTGATTTTCTTAGCTAAAATCCTCCGAAAGTTTGCGAATGCGTCAGGCTTGctttgattttatcaaaatagggttggaaacccggaagtaaaaatATGCCAAATTGAAAGTGCAAAACAAAGGTCGGCAGTGAACGGAAAGTTCCTGTCCTCAACAtatcccccttttttaaaatggaatttatCCCAAGTGCTTGTCCTGGTTTTTGAGAACGGGCAGTAGCTGATTAGAACTGATCCCAATGATGCCAACTTAAGATCCCAAATGTATCAAACTTGTAGTACTACCAACAGTCttaaattttgagatcttgaattctaATTACGTTTTTtgtaatcacgaattgcgacaggaccgtactcgttgggtttcttgtttctactaatggcttttatcgcaattataattcgaattcaagacgtcaaattcaaatgaatgccaggggttgGATGCCGGATTATAGGGGATgggtgctggatgttgtgtgctggatactgtttttgcATAAAAAAGATTGTGTAAGGTTAGGAAGTCATTTATAAATatttcgattccgaggcacatggatgcctgcattataagcatagaaaaacaaaaatcgaagGACGCGGACGACATTCAACGTTCAAGTGAAAATTATTAGCAATTCGTGAtcgctcaaaaattaaaaataactgaaattgactatattttgaaatatttttatttcaaaatgaagaGTTTTATATATAACTAGATTtttgcccgtcatggtatgacgagtGATAATTGttgctacatttgaacgaagccattgcctgtttcgcgatgttttgatagttgatattttaaccctaacaccagtggattaaccctaaactccattaGAGAGCGTTAGTTGTTTTCGcttcttcgttttcctaaaatgaaagtcttactGGATcaagttcagtcttgtcacaataaaccctttctctgcatgttaaacattaccaaaacattttatgaaattatcaagttgtggcgcgagtttcattgttgaaacacgcgggttactcgattatTGGCTATTACAGtttgctctctgtttaacgacgatctatttaacgactttctctatttaacgacggtttttcacggtcccagatggtccactatagtgttaaaagcattctatttaaggacgctttctacttaaggacgaatttttgtggtcccttgaaagtcgttaaacagaaagCCAACTGTATTTATATGAGTATTGCAcaaatcaaatcaaaaataaccacCGTGAAATTGGATAACAAAAGCCTGTACGGGATAAAAGACAACAAGTacatacttaaaagaaaaaaactttaaaattaatttaacgcTCAAACTAAATTCaacaaaaaccattttttcatacaaatgcgTAATATTATCTGTATTCCGGATTAGTTTAATACACCACATACACTGTGCCGGGCCGGAAGGGAAAAATAAAGCAACTCCTAGCCATTACTGTTCGCACAACATAATGAAGCATGAATTACATCAAAAGATTGGGCACAAAAGCAAAAGCTATTTCTGCGCCATTAATCCTCAATATGTGTACACTGTTTCTTTGTCCTCGGCGCTGCTAAAGAAAGTCTTTATCTCTGTGAGGACTGTTTGTTTTTTTTGGCCCTTTTGAAAACCTCGTGCTGTTTTTAAAAGTAGAGAACTAAAATGATGAATGATTTATACACGCAAACGGCGTATTTATTTAGAAACACAATAACGCTTGAATGGCGGTGAATAAAAATGCGTCAATTTTGAACAACGAGCTTAACAGAGCGAGTTATTCAGAGATTATGCgaaaaagatatttctttcagaaattgTCTTTTGATGACTTTTGGGCTTATTATGTAAATTTTCGCATTAATTCAATGAAATAAGTGCCCAGAGGACGTAGTTTGTCTCAGAATCAGTTTcgatgattattattttttgctgacGAAGTATTACAGTTACCAACCGCTTTCAGCATGAGCTAACTCAAATTTTATCCCTTGGTAATTATGAAATTATTTCACTACTTAAATACATAAAGCATATGAAATGTAAGCTCGCAAAAGCAGgtatctcaaaaaagaaaaaaaaaaaaaaaaaaaattcatatcggTCGCTACAAAAACATATGAGTTTTAGTGCTTTGTTTAAACCATTTGGGGTACTATTTTAAAACTCTCCAACGGTCTAACGGTCTCAAGTTGTTGACCTACCTACCTAgatattgcaatgaaaaaaacagaaaaaatatttgcaaaaaaaaaaagaattcgaaatgggttgcttccgaaatttttaaaagtattgtattccgaaagaaaatgctgaaaaacataggatttaacattttttttaaaaagaatttgataaattttaatatttttaacagtttttttaattattgcgccgattgtaattcatttttttaacgcTTCTGTACatgatatcacaagtgatgaaatgccattcactgatgccattagctgacagtgcaaattatcataacctatAGCAACGCGGATGACAGCTAAACATAAACATTTAGCggggcaatggagtagcgcgccaaagtacatcacttgtgac from Uloborus diversus isolate 005 chromosome 5, Udiv.v.3.1, whole genome shotgun sequence encodes:
- the LOC129222401 gene encoding V-type proton ATPase subunit D-like, which encodes MGTRDIINVFPTAMEKRLMEGRKKVADRGFDILKRKSEILQMKFRSVGKDIVEIKTVMGEIMKEASVLLAETKYTSGISSSNILNCVDKARIRVKDKTDNLAGVKLKVFECFKDGKDIYSLAGLSRGGDKVILVKKAYVQAAEMLVELATLQTTFITLDEIIKITNRRVNALEYNYIPKLERTIKYIEDEMDENERQEFFRLKKVQDMKKALTKRKEAEYARRFMERETE